The Pyrus communis chromosome 9, drPyrComm1.1, whole genome shotgun sequence genome has a segment encoding these proteins:
- the LOC137745814 gene encoding uncharacterized protein — MTKDFAVPPVVFPSGGNPSAVGANNIQQRRVATAPFQPPRTSTSSIPFMSFDIGSAAASSSSSSSLFGGPIGSSSVPGGSASFEDEEPLLDELGIHPDQIWRKTKSILNPFRSNPAVHKDSDLSGPILLYMSLCLFQLLAGKIQFGVILGWIVVSSIFLYIVFNMLAGRNGNLDLHRCTSVVGYCMLPVVILSAASLFVPQGGTFRIAVAAVFVLWATRVCTGLMVALADGGDEHRGLIAYACFLIYTLFSLLVIF, encoded by the coding sequence ATGACGAAGGATTTCGCCGTCCCCCCTGTGGTATTCCCCTCCGGCGGCAACCCTAGCGCCGTCGGAGCCAACAACATCCAGCAACGACGCGTCGCAACGGCGCCGTTTCAGCCCCCGCGCACCTCAACCTCCTCCATCCCCTTCATGTCCTTCGACATCGGTTCCGCTGCCGCCTCGTCCTCGTCCTCCTCCTCCCTCTTCGGCGGCCCGATCGGATCCTCCTCCGTCCCTGGCGGCTCCGCCTCTTTCGAGGACGAGGAGCCCCTCCTCGACGAGCTCGGTATCCACCCTGACCAAATCTGGCGAAAAACCAAGTCCATCCTCAACCCGTTCCGGTCCAACCCGGCGGTCCACAAGGACTCGGACCTCTCCGGGCCTATCCTCCTCTACATGTCACTCTGCCTCTTCCAACTCCTCGCCGGAAAAATTCAGTTCGGTGTCATACTCGGGTGGATCGTCGTTTCATCAATCTTCCTCTACATCGTCTTCAATATGCTCGCCGGGCGTAACGGCAATCTCGACCTGCACAGATGTACGTCCGTGGTGGGGTATTGTATGCTGCCCGTGGTGATCTTATCGGCTGCCTCTCTTTTCGTCCCCCAAGGCGGCACCTTCAGGATCGCCGTGGCTGCCGTCTTCGTCTTGTGGGCTACTAGGGTTTGCACAGGGCTCATGGTTGCGCTTGCTGACGGTGGCGATGAGCATCGCGGCTTGATAGCGTATGCTTGTTTCTTGATTTACACTCTGTTTTCGCTTCTTGTGATATTTTAG